The Deltaproteobacteria bacterium genome contains the following window.
AGGGGGAGATGGCGAGTTCGCGCAATGCCACATGGCGGACATCGACCGCGCGTCCGGCGAGCGCGGAGACCACCCCCCGGACGGCGACGGGGGTCAGGAGGTCCCCCTCGCGGCTTCCGTCCAGCACAAGCGCCTTCAAGGCGACCCTCCGAGCGTTCTTCCCGCCATCCCGCCGACGGTTTCCAGCGCCTGGTCGACCCGCTCCGACCAGAAGGCGGCGTTGAGGCGGATGCAGTTGCCGTAGCGGCCGACCGTCGAGAAGAGGGTGCCGGGGGCGATGCCGATCCCCTTCTTCCGGGCCTCCTCGTGCAGTCGCATGGAATCCACCCCCTCCGGCATCTCCACCCAGAGGACGAACCCCCCCTCGGGGCGCGTGATTCGTGTCCCCGGCGGGAAGTGGCGCGCGACGGCGTCCCGGACCTTTTCCATCTGCCGGCCGTAGACGCGGCGGATCCCCCGCAGGTGGTGGTCGTACCCGCCGCTGGTCAGGAACTCCGCGATGGCGAGCTGGGTCGGGGTGGCGGTGGCGATGTTGAACAGGGACTTGAGCTGCATCACCTTTCGAAGGTGCCTGCCCGGGGCGATCCACCCGACTCGGTAGCCGGGCGCGAGGGTCTTGGAGAAGGAGGAGCAGTACAGCACGAGACCATTATCGTCGAACGCCTTCACCGCGGAAGGGCGGTCGGGCCCGAACGCCAGGTCGCCGTACACGTCGTCCTCGATCAGGGGGATGTCGTGCCGCGCCAGCAGCCCGACCAGCTCGCGCTTCCTGTCGTCCGGCATCACGCTCCCGAGCGGGTTGTTGAAGTTCGAAATGACGAGGCATGCGTGGACCGGGTTGTTCCGGATCGCGTACCCCAGCACCTCCAGACTCATACCCTCCCTGGGCGTGGACGGGATCTCGAGGACCTTGAGCCCCATCCACTGGATGGAGTGAAGGAAGGTGTAGTAGACCGGGGAGGCGATGGCGACCGTGTCGCCGGGGCGGCAGGTCGCCTGCAGCGCGAGCGTCACCGCCTCGACGCAGCCGGAAGTGACCACGATATCCTCGGGGGAGAAGGCGCAGCCGTAGCTCAAGGAGCGCTTGGCGATCTGCGTACGGAGCCGCTCGGTCCCGCGCGGCCCGGTGTAGGAGACGCTCTGCATCCGGAATCGCCGCGACTCGGATGCGAGCATCCGGTTCAGCCGGTCGACCGGCAGAAGGTCGGAATTGGGGATCCCGCCGCCGAGCGCGACCATGGACGGGTCGGAAAGGGTCCGCATGATCCGCATCGGCCCCTCCTCGATCGAGACGCAGCACGCGGTGGGCTCCTCGACCGTCTCTCCCTTCGCGCTTCCTCCCCCGGGTTCCGGAAGGCGGGCCCGGACGTAGTAGCCGGACTGGGGGCGCGCCTCCACGATCCCGCTGTTCTCAAGGCGCGCGTACGCCTCCATGACCGTGTTGACGCTGACCTGCATCTGCCGGCTGAGCGCCCGGATGGACGGGATCCGTTCCCCGGGCCGGTACGTTCCCTGGTCGATGAGGCCGCCGATCCGCGTGGCGATCTCCTCGTACAGCGGCGGTTTTGACGTCTCGACCTGTCGGGTGGTCTCCATGGTGGCTCGATTGTACATCGGAAGGGCGACAGTAACAGATACAATTATTCCGAATTGAAATGGGTACAGTTAACAATTTCTGCAATCTGTAGCAGGAATGTATTTCAGGATGTGTGTCTGTTTTTCCATCCCCGGAGCCTGCATATTGGCGAGCAAACGCTGCGGGCGGCTCGAATGCTTCCTGGCGGC
Protein-coding sequences here:
- a CDS encoding PLP-dependent aminotransferase family protein gives rise to the protein METTRQVETSKPPLYEEIATRIGGLIDQGTYRPGERIPSIRALSRQMQVSVNTVMEAYARLENSGIVEARPQSGYYVRARLPEPGGGSAKGETVEEPTACCVSIEEGPMRIMRTLSDPSMVALGGGIPNSDLLPVDRLNRMLASESRRFRMQSVSYTGPRGTERLRTQIAKRSLSYGCAFSPEDIVVTSGCVEAVTLALQATCRPGDTVAIASPVYYTFLHSIQWMGLKVLEIPSTPREGMSLEVLGYAIRNNPVHACLVISNFNNPLGSVMPDDRKRELVGLLARHDIPLIEDDVYGDLAFGPDRPSAVKAFDDNGLVLYCSSFSKTLAPGYRVGWIAPGRHLRKVMQLKSLFNIATATPTQLAIAEFLTSGGYDHHLRGIRRVYGRQMEKVRDAVARHFPPGTRITRPEGGFVLWVEMPEGVDSMRLHEEARKKGIGIAPGTLFSTVGRYGNCIRLNAAFWSERVDQALETVGGMAGRTLGGSP